One region of Phragmites australis chromosome 18, lpPhrAust1.1, whole genome shotgun sequence genomic DNA includes:
- the LOC133898381 gene encoding cytochrome P450 78A9-like, with the protein MAPSDECGWLLYLSLAAKCCGAGDPYRVFGFATVFLVAFVVTALLYWASPGGPAWGRYWWTRRALGIGSAIPGPRGLPVLGSMELMTGLAHRKLAAAGDGGRRRLMAFSLGETRVVVTADPDVARELLASAAFADRPVKESAYGLLFHRAIGFAPHGAYWRALRRVASAHLFSPRQVAASAVQRAVIARQMVDAMKGATGPVVARRFLKRASLHNVMWSVFGRRYELQTESEEEATELKNLVDEGYDLLGQLNWSDHLPWLARFDLQKTRARCSALVPRVNRFVSQIIDEHRARLRLDGDAVVDFTDVLLSLQGTDKLSDADMVAVLWEMIFRGTDTVAVVIEWVLARLVLHQDVQRRVHEELDRVVGPCQTVTESDTASLVYLQAVIKEVLRLHPPGPLLSWARLATSDVHVGGYLVPAGTTAMVNMWAITHDPAVWPDATEFRPDRFMGPSEFPITGSDLRLAPFGSGRRSCPGKSLAMATVGFWVGTLLHEWEWLPPHDGVDLSEVLRLSCEMAAPLEARLRPRHLV; encoded by the exons ATGGCGCCGTCTGACGAGTGCGGCTGGCTGCTGTACCTCTCCCTGGCGGCCAAATGCTGCGGCGCGGGCGACCCTTACCGCGTCTTCGGCTTCGCCACGGTCTTCCTCGTCGCCTTCGTCGTCACGGCGCTCCTGTACTGGGCGTCTCCTGGTGGTCCCGCGTGGGGCCGGTACTGGTGGACGAGGAGGGCCCTGGGCATTGGCAGCGCCATCCCGGGGCCTCGGGGGCTGCCAGTGCTCGGCAGCATGGAGCTCATGACCGGCCTAGCGCACCGGAAGCTCGCGGCGGCGGGGGACGGGGGCAGGCGCCGGCTGATGGCGTTCTCCCTGGGCGAGACTAGGGTCGTGGTGACCGCCGACCCGGACGTGGCGAGGGAGCTGCTCGCCAGCGCGGCCTTCGCCGACCGCCCCGTCAAGGAGTCCGCGTACGGGCTCCTGTTCCACCGCGCCATCGGGTTCGCCCCGCACGGCGCGTACTGGCGCGCGCTCCGCCGAGTCGCGTCCGCGCACCTCTTCTCGCCGCGCCAGGTCGCGGCCTCAGCCGTGCAGCGCGCGGTGATCGCGCGCCAGATGGTGGACGCGATGAAGGGGGCCACCGGCCCCGTCGTGGCgcggcggttccttaagcgcgCCTCGCTGCACAACGTGATGTGGTCGGTGTTCGGCCGGAGGTACGAGCTGCAGACGGAGAGCGAGGAGGAGGCCACGGAGCTGAAGAACCTGGTGGACGAAGGCTACGACCTCCTCGGCCAGCTCAACTGGTCAGACCACCTCCCATGGCTCGCCCGCTTTGACCTGCAGAAGACCCGGGCCAGGTGCTCGGCCCTCGTCCCCCGGGTGAACCGCTTCGTGAGCCAGATAATCGACGAGCACCGTGCCCGGCTCCGCCTCGACGGCGACGCCGTCGTGGACTTCACCGACGTCCTGCTCTCCCTTCAAGGCACCGACAAGCTCTCCGACGCCGACATGGTCGCCGTCCTCTGG GAGATGATCTTTCGAGGCACGGACACGGTGGCAGTTGTGATCGAGTGGGTGCTGGCCCGGCTGGTGCTGCACCAGGACGTGCAGCGCAGGGTCCACGAGGAGCTGGACCGGGTGGTCGGGCCGTGCCAGACCGTGACAGAGTCGGACACCGCTTCCCTCGTCTACCTCCAGGCGGTCATCAAAGAAGTGCTGCGCCTGCACCCTCCTGGCCCACTGCTCTCGTGGGCGCGGCTTGCCACCTCGGATGTACACGTGGGCGGGTACCTTGTCCCCGCTGGAACCACCGCCATGGTGAACATGTGGGCCATAACCCATGACCCGGCCGTATGGCCCGACGCGACAGAGTTCAGACCCGACAGGTTCATGGGGCCGTCCGAGTTCCCGATAACGGGTTCGGATCTCAGGCTCGCGCCGTTCGGGtcgggcaggcggagctgcccCGGCAAGTCGCTCGCAATGGCTACCGTCGGGTTCTGGGTCGGCACCCTGCTGCACGAGTGGGAGTGGCTGCCACCACACGACGGAGTCGACTTGTCCGAGGTGCTGAGGCTGTCGTGTGAGATGGCTGCCCCGCTGGAGGCGAGGCTGAGGCCACGTCACCTGGTGTGA